TGATGAACGGGGTTTGGTCGGGCTAGCATTTCATCCTGATTTTTATTACAACGGTTTGTTTTATCTCCATTATTCAGTGGCTGGGAGCCAAGGTCCAGGTGCACTTACAGGTACTTTTGAATCCTTTAAGCCCAACCCGTGTGATACGGATACCTTAAACTTAAAGTGGTTGAATAGAGAAATTCAATATGATCATATTGATACTGTTGAAGAATGGGTCTTAAATTCGAATGGTCAACCTCAAAGACGGCGGACCTTATTGAATATAAGAAGGCCATTTTTAAATCATAATGGTGTCAATAGCTTGAATTTTTCACCTGAAACAGGAAAACTTGTTTTGACTACCGGAGATGGCGGATCCGGCTATGATCCATTTAACTTAAGCCAAAATGATATGGAAATCGCAGGTAAAATAATTGAAATTGATGTTGCTAAGCATACATTTATCGATAATCCACCCGTAGTAACACGTTTTAATGAACTCCCCGTATCAATTCAGGAGACGCTTACCGTAATTGCCAAAGGAGGCCGCAATATACCAGGCATTTTATTTCAAAGGTTTTATAATTATTATATCAAATATGTAGGAAATGTCGGACAGGATCTCGTAGAGTCGATTTTTTCATTCATTCATTATAAACCAATACCTGTTACTCAGCTTGTTCAAGCAGCTTTAATGAATTCTGAACCTGACCAAGAAGGATTTATTAACTTTGGCTGGAGAGGGTGGGAAGGCGCTTTCCCTACTTCGATCATTACAGGCTGCTCTGCAAATCCGTCTTTGGATGAGAAAACAGTGTCTTATTACAATGAAGCTATAGAAACTTCGGTACGACGTCTGCAGCCTCTAATTAGTTATTTTCATAAAGATCCCCGAAGCGATAAGTTTGGAGGAACTGCACTTACTGGAGTCCAGCCATATATGGGAAATGGAATCCCCGGATTAACGGGAAATGTTGTGTTTGCTGATCTAGCCAGGAAAGAAGGATCTCACCATCCAGTCCGAGGGGTTTTAGCTTATATCAGGGTTCCAAAAGAATGTAAACTAAATGATTTTAGTGTTATTAAAGTCGATTATAATTTTGGGCCTCAATCCGCTTATTATGTTAGTTTGGGAGCGAATCTGAATCAATCCAGACTATATTTAGGCGTTTATGGCTCTACAAAAGTGGCTGATGCTCACCAAGGCACTGTTTTTGAAATTATTCCACAATAAAGGGGCTGAATAGCCCCTTTTTGAATTCACTCTTGAGCGAATTCTGTTCGTGTTCGCTGTTTTTTTTGAGGGTTTGTTTTTATACATAATTGCTTCGCTATTGTATAGCCGATAAGATATGCCGCGGAAGAAGTATTGCCATCAACTGTGAATGGAACAATGGATGCATCTGCAACGATCAAATCCTTGACCCCATGTACATTACCTCTACGATCAACAACCCCCCCTTTTGATAAAGGCGCCATTCGCAGAAAACCTTGCTGATGATGATTATGGTCGAAATTTTCTTTAATAAACTCTTCGAGTCTGTCATCATCATCAATGATGTCAAAAGTAGGTGATAGCAGCTGATAAGAAGGATCAATTCGGGATAGCTCGAGAGCAATATTCTTGATATAAGTTCGATAAATCCTTTTTACTGCCTCCATGTCATCTGGATCAGAAAGAAACCCTTCGTCTGCCAGTACAATGTTTAGCGGATCTTTGCTTTGTATGCGGATATTCCCTTTGCTCTTAGGTCGTAAGTACAGAATTGCTATGGTCAATTGTTCATCGGCTCCAATACCAAGAAGTTGAACGGCTCGCTCTTCAGGATTGTTGCCGGATGGATCCGGCAAGAAAGCACCTCCTGTATAAAGGGCATCAGGATCTTGGGAAGGGAGGGGACGGTCATTGGGATTTGTAGCAAATACAGCGAAGTTTAAAGTGTGATTTTTTAATCGCTGTCCTACGTTTGGATTATTGAAAATGACTGGGATGCCTGCCTTTTTTAACATGCTAGCGGATCCGATCCCAGATAGCATTAGTATCTGAGGGCTATTGTTCCCTGCCGATATAATAACCTTTTTACGAGAGTACGCACGGGTGCATTTACCATCCTTCAAAAATTCAACACCAATCGCACGCTTACCAGAAAAAAGAATACGAAGAGCTGTTGTTCTGAACAGGACGGTTAGCTTACGATTATTAACCCCTCGGCCTGATGGGGTCATAATATCCGAAGACAAAAAGGCTGTGGATGAGCTTTCCCTCAGGCCATCAGGTTTTTGGTATAATTGCCAGCGTGTGAACGATCCAAGTGGGGTATCAGGATCATTGTAATCAAGAATGATTGGATATCCTGAAGCCCGCTCGATCGCAGTTGCTAATTTTTGTGCCATCGAGGTTGGCTCTTCAGGCGCTTGCCTGATACTTATTCTTCCTTTATAACCGTGTGCGTCCATATTTGTAGTTGAACCATCGAATTTCTCCAACTGTTTGAAACGTCGTATGGCTTTATCAGGTGACCAAATAGGCCCCAGCAGTCGTTCCCATTTACTGAGTACAGCTGCTGTCGGTCGTACATATTGTTCTCCGTTTATAGAAGAACCACCTCCTGAGAGACGTCCCGTAGTCCACTCGAATGAGCGGCCATCGAGTCCTTCCTGGGGTACCCCTTCACCTTGCCAGAAGTAATCCGGGGAGTAACTTTCTTCAAGTTCCGATGCAAAGGTGGAATCCTTGATCGGTATATCTTTATCATGATTTCCGCCCGATTCTAGGACAAGTACAGAGGTTTGTTTGTCGTCAGTAAGCGTCTTCGCAATAACAGAACCTGCCGGTCCTGTGCCGACAACAATGTAATCATAAGTTAAGTTTTTCTTCATTAACCTTCTCCCTTTAGTAAACTAATTCAGAATATTATGTTGTTCTGAGAAAGGTGCCTATTTCTGCATTAAATCTCTCCATCGAACCGGGAGCCTGCATTCCGTCTAAGATAGTTTTTAAAATAGGTACAGTCACCCAAGTCCATTTTTATCTTTCATCATAGGATAGACAGAACATGATAAAAGGGAGGATTTAAATGGCACAACAAGTGAAGGTAAGCCCACAGTTCAAAAGGTTGTGTACTCAATTCGGGAAAATTCTAGGGGGCGAATCGGAAGTTGATGAAGGCCCTGTTTGCTTTGTCATGCGGATGACAAACCTGAGGGCAAAGATCTTGGGAAGAAGTACGAGATCCCCATTAGTTCAAATGCAAATGTTCTCTTTCGAATCTCTTGATAAGTCGGGAAGGGCGCTTTGTTTGGGTGAGACGGCTGTACACCAGAATCAAGTTAATAGATTGATATCGAATCTCCGTAAACGTGGGATAAAAGTGACAGCAATTCATAATCACTGGTTAAATGAAAACCCACGGTTAATGTATATGCATTGGGAAGCCACTATGAATCCTATTGATTTTGCTAAAAGAACCAAAGCATCTATTGCATTCTTAGGCTGATTCAATCGACATGAAGATGTATTGATCATTTAATGAAAGGATGATACTGAATGTCTGAACAAGCTAAAGCAAGCCCCCGCTTTATAAAACTATGTAATCAATTTTCATCCATTTTAGGTGGAACTGAGCATACAATTACAAAAGGTCCGGTTTGTTTTGTCTCCAGAAATAGGAAGTTTAAAGCCTCTATTTTAGGAAGAAGTACGACATCCCCATTGGTCCGTTATCAACTGTTCTCGTTTGAATCATTGGACAGTTCAGGACGCGCACTTTGTTTAGGGGAAACGGCTCTCTTCCAGAACCAAGTAAATCGATTACTGTCAAATCTTCGAAAAAACGGAATTAAGGTTACAGCGGTTCATAATCACTGGCTGTTTGAGAACCCTCGACTGATGTATATTCACTGGGAATCGATCGATAATCCCATTGCATTCGCAAGGAAAGTAAAGAACTCTATCGCTTTCTTGGGTTAAGAGCACTCTAATCAAACGCCATAAAGGCTGCCAAGATCCGATTGGGCAGCCTTTATGGCGTTTGGTGTGACCCCCCCTTTTAAACATGTACATAAAAACATGAAAATGAACTAATTTCTCTTAAACTAATCCATTAGTAGGCCGAATATATGACACTATTGTGTGCATTTATGTTGGTTTTGGCATTTGACGCTTTATTGTTTAAAAGTGACAAAGAATTTTTGATTGCAAATTATTTTTATTAGGAGGATAATTGCGATAATAGATCAAGAGTGAACCAGGTTCAAAGGTTCTTCTGTTGATATATATTAAACAAATGGGAATAAGGAGCGTGTATGTATGCACGAAAAATTAAAAAGCGAAGAAGCAGCATTGATCAAACAGGGTGTCCAGGAATATTTGCTTAAATTACAGAGTGAGCATAAAGACGCTTCAGACAACGGATTTCTCAATCATCAGATCGAAGTCGCCCAAGCGGTATTCGACAAGGTACTTGGTCTAAGACTATCACAAGATGGCAAGACAGTAAGCAGTGCTGAGGAAAGCCCTGAGGGAATGTTAGTGTTTAAGGCAAATTATAAGTACCACGGACGAGATAAGAAGATCAGAACGGGTGATATGGTCGTTCAAGTCTGGCATAGGGATTCAGTTAAGGAAACCATTAAAGATCGCCTTCAAAAAGAACGTGGTTGGGAAAAAGGATGGATCTTTGTAGATACAATTCAACAAATGGAAGCAAT
The window above is part of the Paenibacillus lutimineralis genome. Proteins encoded here:
- a CDS encoding PQQ-dependent sugar dehydrogenase — encoded protein: MIQVKVSLRPIISKINMPTVLKTAILPGDSIERLFVATQVGEIFYIGNGVIGTFLDIRQRIIKLGASSGGYDERGLVGLAFHPDFYYNGLFYLHYSVAGSQGPGALTGTFESFKPNPCDTDTLNLKWLNREIQYDHIDTVEEWVLNSNGQPQRRRTLLNIRRPFLNHNGVNSLNFSPETGKLVLTTGDGGSGYDPFNLSQNDMEIAGKIIEIDVAKHTFIDNPPVVTRFNELPVSIQETLTVIAKGGRNIPGILFQRFYNYYIKYVGNVGQDLVESIFSFIHYKPIPVTQLVQAALMNSEPDQEGFINFGWRGWEGAFPTSIITGCSANPSLDEKTVSYYNEAIETSVRRLQPLISYFHKDPRSDKFGGTALTGVQPYMGNGIPGLTGNVVFADLARKEGSHHPVRGVLAYIRVPKECKLNDFSVIKVDYNFGPQSAYYVSLGANLNQSRLYLGVYGSTKVADAHQGTVFEIIPQ
- a CDS encoding GMC family oxidoreductase; this translates as MKKNLTYDYIVVGTGPAGSVIAKTLTDDKQTSVLVLESGGNHDKDIPIKDSTFASELEESYSPDYFWQGEGVPQEGLDGRSFEWTTGRLSGGGSSINGEQYVRPTAAVLSKWERLLGPIWSPDKAIRRFKQLEKFDGSTTNMDAHGYKGRISIRQAPEEPTSMAQKLATAIERASGYPIILDYNDPDTPLGSFTRWQLYQKPDGLRESSSTAFLSSDIMTPSGRGVNNRKLTVLFRTTALRILFSGKRAIGVEFLKDGKCTRAYSRKKVIISAGNNSPQILMLSGIGSASMLKKAGIPVIFNNPNVGQRLKNHTLNFAVFATNPNDRPLPSQDPDALYTGGAFLPDPSGNNPEERAVQLLGIGADEQLTIAILYLRPKSKGNIRIQSKDPLNIVLADEGFLSDPDDMEAVKRIYRTYIKNIALELSRIDPSYQLLSPTFDIIDDDDRLEEFIKENFDHNHHQQGFLRMAPLSKGGVVDRRGNVHGVKDLIVADASIVPFTVDGNTSSAAYLIGYTIAKQLCIKTNPQKKQRTRTEFAQE
- a CDS encoding DUF1259 domain-containing protein; this translates as MAQQVKVSPQFKRLCTQFGKILGGESEVDEGPVCFVMRMTNLRAKILGRSTRSPLVQMQMFSFESLDKSGRALCLGETAVHQNQVNRLISNLRKRGIKVTAIHNHWLNENPRLMYMHWEATMNPIDFAKRTKASIAFLG
- a CDS encoding DUF1259 domain-containing protein; translated protein: MSEQAKASPRFIKLCNQFSSILGGTEHTITKGPVCFVSRNRKFKASILGRSTTSPLVRYQLFSFESLDSSGRALCLGETALFQNQVNRLLSNLRKNGIKVTAVHNHWLFENPRLMYIHWESIDNPIAFARKVKNSIAFLG